The Mycolicibacterium flavescens genomic interval GTGCCGCGCACACGCCCTCGCCGTCGGTGAGCCCTACGGCATCTGGGGCGGGCTCTCGGAGTCCGAACGCGAACTGTTGCTGAAACGCGGTATCCGGCGCGCTTCCTGACCGCCGCAGACGCCTACCCGCGGTCGGCAAGCGTGCGCAGCACCGAATCGGTTGTCGCCCAGTCCATGCACTTGTCGGTCACCGACTGCCCGTAGGTCAGGGGACGGGCTTCGGGGGCCTGCGCACCGGCCACCAGGAAGCTCTCGAGCATCACCCCGCTGACCGGTAAGCCGTCGCGTACCAGCTGCGCGACGTCCGCGGCGACCTGGGCCTGGCGGACGTGATCCTTTCCGGAATTGGCGTGGCTGCAGTCGATTACGACGCGGCCGGGCAATCCTGCCGCGGTCAGCTTGGCCGCGGTCGTCCGGATGGCTTCGGCGTCACAGTTCGGCCCATTGGTACCGCCACGCAGGATGACGTGGCAGTCCTCGTTGCCCGCGGTGTTGACCAACGCGCCGCGCCCGAGATCGTCCATGCCGAAGAAGACGTGCGGTGCGGCGGCGGCCTTGACCCCGTCGACGGCGACCTGGATGTTGCCGTCGGTGCCGTTCTTGAAGCCGACGGGCATCGACAACCCGGATGCCAGTTGGCGGTGCACCTGGGATTCGGTGGTCCTGGCGCCGATCGCACCCCACGCGACGGCGTCGGCGATGTACTGCGGGCTGGTCGGCTCGAGGAACTCACACCCGACCGGCAGGCCGATGTCGACGATGTCGAGCAGCAGGTGACGGGCGATGCGCAGACCGCGGGCGACGTCGAAGGTGCCGTCCATGCCGGGATCGTTGATCAGGCCTTTCCACCCGATCGTGGTGCGCGGCTTCTCGAAGTACACCCGCATCACGACCTTGAGGCGGTCGCTGAGCTTGTCGGCCACCCTGGCCAGCCGGCTGGCGTAGTCGAGTGCCGCTGACGGATCGTGCACCGAGCACGGTCCCACGACGACCAGCAGCCGGTCGTCACGGCCAGCGAGGATGTCGGCGATCTCCTCCCGGTCGCGCACCACCCGCTCGGCGCGCCGGGCTCCCAGCGGGAACTCGGTGAGCACCTCGTGCGGGCTGGGGATCTCGCTGAAACCGCGGACCCGCCGGTCCGAGGTTTCGGGCGGGGTGGCGGTCTGCGCCAGGTTCATGTTCGGGTGCCTTTCTGGAGAGATTGTGGGCGCCCGGTGAAAGCCCAGGGCCCTTGAATGACGAAAGGCAGCGACCTGGTGGTCACTGCCTGGCTCCGGGTGGATGCGTCGCTTAGCGCTGCGCTTTATCGGCTCCGCCCGGAGCCTCGATAAAGCGCCAATAGCCGGCGCGCGTCGCGATGTTCACGCCGACCAGGTTATACGGAGGGCGAAGGTGGGCCAAATTCGATGCTGCTCGAGCCCGGACGTTGTTAGCGGCGGGGCAGCCACGAACCGTCGCGCATCACTGTATGGACACCTAGATTGTTATCCAGCACAACACAATTGGCGTCTCTGCCGGTGCGTAGGCTGCCGACATCGTCGAGCTTCAACGCACTGGCGGGGGTGGTCGCCGTCATCCGCACCGCGTTGGCCAGCGCCTCGTCCGAGCCGCCGAGTTGGCCGACCACGGTCCGGAAAAGCTGATCCATGGTCGCCGTGCTGCCGGCGATGGTCGGTCTCCCGCGCACGCGGGCGACGCGCTCGGTGACCTCCACCTCGACTGCGCCGATCCGAAACGAGCCGTCCGGCAGTCCGGCCGCCGCCATCGCGTCGGTGATCAACGCGACCCGTCGAGGCCCGGCCGCCTCGATGATCTGCCGCACGAGCGCGGGATGGAGGTGTACGCCATCGGCGATGAGCTCGACAGTGATTCGCGGGTCTTCCAGCAGCGCCAACGCCGGCCCCGGGTCGCGATGGTGAAGTGGCCGCATCGCGTTAAACACATGGGTGCCGACGGTCGCGCCCGATTCGATCGCACGTTTCGCGTCGTCGTAACTGGCATCTGTATGCCCGACGGCGACGACCACATCCGCGTCTATGATGCGGGTGATGGCGTCCAGACTGCCGGGCAGTTCGGGCGCCAGCGTGACCATCCGGATGGTGCCGTCTGCGGCCTCAAGCAGAGCGTCGATCTCGGCGGGGTCGGGGTTGCGCATCAGAGTCGAGTCGTGGGCACCGCAGCGCACCGCGCTGAGCCAGGGGCCTTCCAGGTGCACGCCGGCGACGATGTTCTGTCGAGTCATCTCGGTGAGCACCCGCACTTGGCGCAGAAGGTCGTCGGGCGAGGCGGTGACAAGGCTGGCCACCGTCGTGGTGGTGCCGTGGCGCAGGTGGAACTCGGCGGCCTGTTCGATCTCTGAGCTGACGCCGTCGGTGTAGGACGCACCGCCGCCGCCGTGCACGTGCATGTCGACGAACCCGGGCACCACGACGTGATCCGGGAAGTCGTGGTCGGGCGGTCGAGGCGCCGGGCCCGGTGCGCAATCGATGATTCGACCGGCTGCTGTAGCCAACCAACCCGGTTTGCAGACCCGGTCTTCCAAGACCATGGTCCCCGCGGCGATGAGCGTCACTTCAACATGCCGGCATCCTCGGGCGCCTCGCCGGCTTCATCGGGCCAGCGCCCGCCGTTCTCCCAGAAATGCCGGATCTCCTCGAGCGGGCGCCCCTTGGTTTCCGGCGCGAATCGGTAGACGAACACGAGGGCTGCCAGCGCGAAAACGCCGAACAGCGCAAACGTTCCGCCACCACCCAGCGAATTGAGCATCGTCAGGAAGAAGGCGGCGATGATGGCATTGGCCACTAAATCGGAGGTGAGCATCGCACTCGAACCCGTCGACCGGAGCCGGGTAGGAAAGCTTTCACCGGCGTATACCCAGACCAACGCGCCGAAGCCGAAGGTGAACCCGATCGTGAACAACAGCACGCCGAGGAACCCGACCGCGGTGAGCGCACCACCGAACTCCGTGCCCGCAACAAAAACGCCGATCAGCATGGCGTTAGCGGCGACCATCATCGCGATGCCGCCCAGCAGGATCGGTCGTCGACCTACCCGGTCGACCAGCATGAGCGAGACGAACACCGCTACTAGGGCGGCGACCTGGATCAGCGCTGGAAGTATCAGCAGCGCGAAGTACCCTTCGAAGCCCATGGCCTCGAACAGTCTCGGGCTGTAGTAGACGATCGCGTTGATGCCGGTGATCTGGATGAAGAAACCGAGCACCACGACGAAAACCGTGGCGCGAAGGTAGGGCCGCCGGAGCATCTCGCGCACCGCGCCGCCGGTTTCCTCCTTGAGCGCGCGCCTGATTTCGGCGAGTTCGGCCTCGACGTCGGCGCTCGGCTCGACCCGGCGCAAGGTTTGCCGGGCCTCCTCGACCCGGCCCTTGAGCATGTACCACCGCGCAGTGTCCGGCATCCACAGCAGTAGCAACGTCACGAGCACTGCCGGTATCGCGGCCAGGCCGAGCATCCACCGCCAACTGCCCGAGCCGGCCAGGAAGTACGCGACCAGGTAACCGATGATGATGCCGACGACCGTGGCCACCTGGTAGGCGACCAACAGCGAACCGCGGACCTTCGCCGGTGCTGACTCGGCGACGAACACCGGCACGACCACCACCGACACACCGATGGTGAGGCCAAGCAGAAAACGCGACAGCAGCAGCATGGGCACCGACACCGACAACGCGCTGAGAAGCGCGAAGGCCGCGTACGCGACGGCGACGAGCACCATCGACTTCTTGCGCCCGATCGCGTTGGCGAGCATCCCGCCGCCGACCGCCCCGGCGATCTGGCCGATGACTATCGCCGTGGTTACCAATTCCTGCTGCCGAGTGGTCAAGCCGAACTCGTCGGTGATGAACAGAAGCGCACCGGCGATGTTGGAAAGGTCGTAGCCGTAGATGACACCGACACTGGCCGCCGCGATGGCCACCAGCAGGCCCAGGCGGGGGGACCGCCGGATAGCAATGTTGCCCACATTGATCCTCTCGCCGGTGAGCAGAAAGTCTAAGGAAACGGCAGGAGCGGCACTGACAGACGCGCCGCCGCACTCGGCTTGAACCTGAGGGGCAACGGATCGTTGCCATCGCGAGAAGTACACCAGGGTCGCGATTTGAGGTTGACCGACAGCCCTGGTGTAACTCTCGCGAACTGAACCGGCACTCCCAGAGAGCTTCGGGAGACCGTCTCGGTGGCTCCAGATGTAAGCCGCCGCCGCGTCACTGTTGAGGGTCGAGCCCAAAGACGTGTACCGCGGCTGACTTACCTTTCAGCTCGTAAGATCCTCGATCGACGAGTACGGGTCGAGAACTCAGCGCACCGACGGTCTCATGCGTGAGAAGGATTGGGTCGCCGGTGATTTTCGTAAGCTGCTCGACGCGGGCGGCGACGTTGACGGTGTCGCCGATCAAGGTGAACTCCAGCTTGCCACCCCCACCGATGGTGCCGGCGATCACACCACCGGTGTTGATGCCGAAACCGATACGCAGCGTGCCGTCAAATCGCTGGGCAACCAGGCGATGAATCAGCACAGCGGTGCCCACCGCGGCGTCGGCGTGATCGGCCAGTTCGTTGGGTGCGCCGAAGACCGCCAGCGCGCCGTCGCCGAGGAACTTGTTGATGTGCCCACCGGCATCCACGACTGCAGGCACGACGATCTCGAACAATGCGTTGAGACGCGCGACGACGTCCTCGGCGGGGTTGGCCTCTGCAAAAGGCGTGAAGTCGCGGATGTCGACGAAAATCACCGTCACCTCGCGGCGCTCTCCGGTGAAGACATCGTCACCCTGTTCGAGCAGACGCGCCGCCAGCGCTGGATCGACGTAGGTTCCGAACGCCGACTGAAGTCGTTGTCGCTCAGCCAAACCCGCCTGCATTCGGTTGAACGACGCCGCCAGCGCACCGAGATCATCGTCCTGGACCACCGGTAGACGCCGGCTGTAGTCGCCTGCGGCGACACGTTTGGTTCCCTCGGCGAGATCGCGAATAGGTTGCAAGGAGCGGGAAAACGCGGCACCTAACGGTAATCGGCACTGCAAAGCCGACTGCCAACGCACAGCCGATCACGACGGATAGTATGGGCAACTCTCTCGTCCGATCGAGCACGCTCGCCAGGAACGCGCCCCCGGCGGCGAACACAAACGCGACCGCGACCATCGACACGTTCGACCAGGCGGCAAACGTCGGACGAGGACGCGGCAGAGCATCTCCTATGCCCGTATCACCGGCGATGGCCACCCTAGCCGGCCGCAGTGCTGCTTCGACGAATCCATGCACGGCGACCAGTTGCACAAGAGTGCCGAAGACGGCACCCGTGATCGAATACTGGACTAACCGGAAAACCGTGGCTCCGGCGATCGCACCGACGGCGACCCCTTGCAAGGCGCCGAATACAGCATTGGCGACCACCGCTCGGGCCACTGTCGCCCGAGCCCAGCTGTAGGTGGCGTCCAGTGCCCTTACCCGATCGACGTCGCGGCCGGCTGCCCACCGCTGTATTGCGCGCCAGCCGCCCACGCCAGGCAATGCCATCACGTACACGAGCACGGGCACAGCCAAAGCGCTGACGACGACCGCCTCGACGTAGTGACTGGACCCCTCGTAGGCGACAACGAGAAGTGACCATACTAGGTAGATGGGCAGCAGGACAGGAATGCTGATTCCGTAGAGCGCCCACGAGTACTTGGTGCCGTGCCGGTTCCACGCCCATTGCCAGATGCGTTCCATGCCGAAACAAAACACCCCCGGTTCGGTAACCGGGGGTGTTTCGCACTACTTCTCAGTGATGGTGATGGTGGCCGTGGCCGTGGCCGTCGTCCTCCGGCTCCTCGGGCTTGTCGACCACCGCGGTCTCGGTCGTCAGCACCATACGGGCCACCGACGCCGCGTTGAGCACCGCCGAACGCGTGACCTTGACCGGGTCGACGACGCCGTCGGCCGCCAGATCGCCGAAGGTGAGTGTCGCGGCGTTGAAGCCTTGTCCCGCAGGCAGATCCGCGACCTTGTTCACCACGACCGCGCCGTCCAGGCCGGCATTGGTGGCGATCCAGTACAGCGGGGAACCGAGGGCGCGCGCGAACAACTCGACACCGAGACGCTCGTCGCCGGACAGGCTGTCACGCAGCCTCTCCAGCGCGCCGCGCGACTGGAGCAGTGCCGCACCGCCACCGGCGATGACACCCTCTTCGACAGCGGCCTTGGCCGCCGCGACGGCGTCCTCCACTGCTTCCTTGCGCTTCTTCAGATCGGTCTCGGTCGCGGCACCCACCTGGATGACGGCAACGCCGCCGGCCAGCTTGGCCAGCCGCTCCTCGAGCTTCTCGCGATCCCAGTCGGAATCGGAAGCCTCGATCTCGGAGCGCAGCTGCGCCTTTCGCGCCTCGATGGCCTCCTTGGTGCCGCCACCTTCGACGATCGTGGTGCTGTCCTTATCCACCACGACCCGCCGAGCGGTGCCCAGCACCTCGAGACCCACCTCGCGCAGCACCAGGCCGACGTCCGGATTGACGACCTCACCGCCGGTGACGATGGCGAGGTCGTCGAGGAACGCCTTGCGGCGGTCGCCGAAGAACGGCGCCTTGACCGCAACGGCCTTCAGCGTCTTACGGATGGCGTTGACCACCAGCGTCGAGAGCGGTTCGCCTTCAACATCTTCGGCCACGATCAGCAGCGGCTTACCCGCCTCCGCGACCTTCTCCAGGAGCGGAAGCAGGTCGGGTAGCGAGCTGATCTTCTCGCGATGCAGCAACACCAGCGCGTCCTCGAGCACCGCCTCCTGGGCATCGAAGTCGGTGACGAAGTACGCCGAAAGGTAACCCTTGTCAAAGCCGACGCCGTCGGTCATCTCCAGGTAGGTCTCCAGCGTGGAGGATTCCTCGACGGAGACGACGCCGTCAGCGCCGACCTTCGTCATCGCCTCGCCGACCAGCTCGCCAACCGTCTCGTCACGGGACGACACCGTCGCGACCTGGGCGATGGCGTTCTTCTCCGAGACCGGCGTGGCCGCGGCCAGCAAGGCCTCCGACACCGCGTCGGCGGCCTTGGCGATGCCCGCGCCGAGCGCGATCGGGTTGGCGCCGGCGGCGACGTTGCGCAGCCCGCCCTTGACCAAGGCCTGCGCCAGCACAGTCGCGGTAGTGGTGCCGTCGCCGGTGACGTCGTTGGTCTTGGTGGCGACCGACTTGAGCAGCTGGGCCCCGAGGTTTTCGAACGGGTCCTCCAGGTCGATCTCACGGGCGATCGTCACACCGTCGTTGGTGATGGTCGGCCCGCCCCACGACTTGGCCAACACCACGTTCCTGCCGCGCGGCCCAAGGGTCACGCGCACCGCGTCGGCCAGCTTGTCCACGCCGGCTTCCATTGCGCGGCGCGCAGTTTCGTTGAACTCAATCTGCTTACTCATAGGTGTCTTTCTTTGAGTCGCAATTCGCTATAGACGCATGCCGCCCCGGAAATCACCCGTGAGACGGGGATTCCCGGGGCGGAACACGGGTGCTTACTTGTTGACGACGGCCAGCACGTCGCGTGCCGAGAGGATCAGGTACTCCTCGCCGTTGTACTTGATCTCGGTGCCGCCGTACTTGCTGTAGATGACGGTGTCGCCCTCGGAGACGTCCAGCGGGATGCGCTTCTCGCCGTCCTCGTCCCAGCGGCCGGGGCCAACTGCGACGACGGTGCCTTCCTGCGGCTTTTCCTTGGCGGTGTCGGGAATGACCAGACCGGATGCGGTCGTGGTCTCGGCCTCGTTGGCCTGAACGAGGATCTTGTCCTCGAGTGGCTTGATGTTCACGCTCGCCACGATGGAGCCCTCCACTAGTTCGGGTGTCGATCCGGGTATCCGGATCTCTCAGTTACCAGGTGTTCGGCATGCGTCCGTGCCCACGCACCGTCGTCGCGGGTGCCGGCGCAGGGATTGGTCGCGTGCCACCTAGCACTCTATACACGAGAGTGCTAGCACTCAAGGCCGGGTATCGACAAGATCAGACCACTTGTGCCTGCACGACGGGCAGACCCGGATCGCTGGCCGCGTCCAGCGGGGAAGGCCGGGCCCCCGCAGCGATCAGGTGCGCCGCGAACGAGGCGATCATCGCGCCGTTGTCGGTGCACAGGCGTGGTCGCGGAATGCGCAGCGTCAGCCCGTTGGCGGCGCACCGCTCCTCGGCCAGCTCGCGCAGCCGCGAGTTCGCCGCCACGCCGCCGGCGATGAGCAGTGTGTCGACCCCCAAGGTGGTGCATGCCCGCACCGCCTTGAGCGTCAGCACGTCGGCGACCGCCTCCTGGAAGCCGGCCGCGACATCCGCCGTCGACGCTTCCGGGTGACTCTCGACGTAGCGGGCGACTGCGGTCTTGAGCCCCGAGAAGCTGAACGCGTACGGATCGTCGCGCGGGCCGGTCATGCCCCTCGGGAACACGATCGCGTCCCGGTCGCCCTCGCGGGCCAGTTCGTCGAGCACTTTGCCGCCGGGATAGCCCAGGCCCAGCAGGCGCGCCACCTTGTCGTAGGCCTCCCCTGCGGCGTCGTCGACGGTGCTGCCGAGTTCGACGATCGGCTCGCCGAGTGATCGCACGTGCAGCAGGTTGGTGTGCCCGCCCGAGACAAGCAGACCGATGCTCTCCGGCAGCGGGCCGTGGTCGTAGACGTCGGCGGCCAGGTGCCCGCCCAGGTGGTTGACGGCGTAGAACGGGACCTGCCACGCCGCCGAATAGGCCTTGGCCGCAGCCACTCCCACCAGCAGGGCACCCGCCAGGCCCGGCCCGATCGTCGCGGCGACGACGTCGGGTCTGGTCACGTCGGCCGCCTGCAGCGCGCGGTGCATCGTCGGGCCCAGCGCCTCCAGGTGCGCGCGGGACGCGATCTCAGGAACGACGCCGCCGAACCGGGCGTGTTCGTCGACGCTGGACGCGACCTCGTCGGCCAGCAGCTGCACCGAACCGTCGGCCCCCAATTCGGCAATGCCGACGCCGGTTTCGTCGCAGGAGCTCTCGATGGCCAGGATGATCGTCATGTCGGGTCTCGCCGCATCGTATAGGCGTCGGCGCCGCTGGCCCGGTAATAGCGTTTGCGCAGCCCCACATTGGTGAAGCCGAAACTCTCGTACATCTTGATCGCCGCTTCGTTGTCGGTGCGAACCTCGAGGAACACGCACCCGCCCGAGGCGTGGTCGAGCAACTCGGCCAGCATGCGCTTGCCGATCCCCTGGCCCCGGTAGGCGGGGTCTACGCCGATGGTGTGGATCTCGTATTCGTAGGGCTTCTTTCGGCCGAGGCGGGCGATACCGGCGTATCCGACGAGCTTGTCCTGATCGCGTGCGGCGACGTAGCGGATGTGCTTGGCGGCGAGTTCGGCGAGGAAGGCGCGCTCGGGCCACGGATCGTCGCCGTCGAACAGCTGGGCCTCCAGCTCGGCGCATCTGGCCGCATCCGACGGCTTCAACGGCCCGTACTCGATGCTCATCGCTTGGCCACCGACGGTTTGGCGTCGGGCCGGCGTAAATACAGCGGGACGAGCGGGGCAGGTTCGGCGTTCCAGTCCGCCACTACTCGCACCAACCCCGACGCGGTCGGATACACCGGAGCCTGGCGCGGCAGGTCGAACAGCGCCGCGTGCTCGGGTGACCCGGCGACCGCCGTGGCGCCTGGTGGCACGTCCGCGGCTGCGCAGACGGCGGGTCCGTCGGTGCGCGCCCCGTCGCGGTAGCGCGCCCAGTAGACCTCTCGACGGCGCGCGTCCGTCACCACGAGCACGTCGCCGACGGTGTCCACACCGATCGCATCCAGGCTGCAGACGCCGTGGACCGGGATGTCCAGCGCGTGCCCGTAGGCGGCGGCGGTCGCCATCCCGACGCGCAGGCCGGTGAACGGTCCCGGGCCACACCCGACGACCACCGCGTCCAATTCGTCGACACCGAGCCCCGCGTCGGCCAGCGCGGCCACTGCATTCGGGGTGAGCTGCTCGGCGTGCGCCCGAGCGTCTACCGTCACCCGCTCGGCGAGCACCTGCACTCCGTCGAGACGGACCACGCCCGCCGTCACCGCGGGTGTCGCGGTGTCGATGGCCAGTACGTTCACGCCTTGCTCCACTCCCACACCGCGGTGCGGACCTCGGTGTCGCGGGCACGCTCGAGCCGCACGTCGAGGTGGCTGTCGGAGAGCCGTTCGGCCAGCCCCTCACCCCATTCGACGACCACGACGGCGTCGTCGAGATCGGTGTCCAGGTCCAGCGAGTCGAGTTCGGCGAGCAGGTCGACCGACGGGTGGTCGAGGAGCCGATACATGTCGACGTGGATCATGGCCGGCGCACCCGATCGGCGCGCCCGGTGTACGCGTGCCAGCACGAAGGTCGGCGAGATCACCGGGCCCTCCACCTCCATCGCCTGAGCAATACCCTTGGCCAGCACCGTCTTTCCCGCACCGAGCGGTCCGGAGAGGACGACGACGTCGCCCGCGTGCAGTTGTCTACCGAGTTCGGCGCCGAGCGCGACGGTGTCCTCTGCGGTCGACAGTTCGGCCGTACCCGAGCTGCGTTCACCCATTGTGGCGGACCTTCTCGCGCACCCGCCTCGTCAACGCGACGAGCTTGGACGGTGTCGCGCGTTCGACGAGTCGGACCAGTGCCTCGTTGATCGCCTCGGGTTGTTCGAGTTGGACGAGATGTCCAGCGCCGCCGACGATCACCACTTGCGCCTTCGGCAGAACCGCGGCCATGGCCTGCGAGTACTCCATCGGCGTCAGCAGGTCGCGGTCGCCGCACGCGATCAGGGTCGGCACCTTGGCCAGCGTGGTCAGGCCGTCGATCTCGTTGTGCACCTCCAGCGCGTGCAGGAATTCGACGAGCGTCGCGATCGGAGTGTCGTGCATCATCCGTTCCGAGAACGCCACGACGCTCGGGCTGATCTTCTCGTCGCCGTAGGACGCGGCGCGCAGGATCGGCGCGATCACCGACTTCGCGGCGCCGCGGGTTCGGTGCACCATCTTGGGCGCGTACCGGACCGCGAATCGGGCCGCCTCCAGTGCCGGGTTCTTCAGGATCTCACCGAGTGGCGAGCGCGAAACCCCTTCGGCGGCAGAGGCGATGATCGCGGCGCCGACGATCCGCTTCGGATAGTGGTGCGGGAACTGGCGCGCGTGCGACAGTACGGTCATCCCGCCCATCGAGTGGCCGACCAGCACCACAGGGCCACGCGGAACCACGACCGCCAGCACAGCCTCGAGATCCTGCCCGAGCTGGGCCACCGTATAGGTCTCCGGCGGCGCCTCGTCGGACTGACCGTGTCCGCGCTGGTCGTAGAACACCATCCGGACCTGGGGTCCCCACTGCTCGGTGAGCCTGACGCGCTGAAAGTAGAAGGCGCCCATGCACAGACAGAATCCGTGCGCGAACACCACCGTCAGCGGCGCGTCTTGCGGGCCGACCTCGCGGACCGCCAGCGACACGCCGTCGGGTGTGGTGACGACGGAGCTGCGGTCGGCGTCGAGGAGTACGAAATCCTCGTCCTTGTAGTGGTCTACGGTGTCGAGTCGACGCCGCAGCGAGCGCGCCGCCGACATTCCCGCCGCGCTGCCGACCGCGGTCAGGCCGGCTGCGCCCGCGAGCCAGCGCCCGTTCGCGTTGCGGCGGCGGCGCGGAATCGGAATCTCGTTGTCCATCAAGATGTCTTGTCCATCGATCCGGTGTAGGTCCGCACAAAGCGGCCACGCGGGCTGGTCACGACCTCGTAGTTGATGGTGCCGAGCAGGTCGGCCCACTCCTGGGTAGTCGGCTCATCGTGGGTGCCCGGCCCGAAGAGGATCGCGTCGTCACCTTCTGCGGCCCCGCCTTCCGGTCCGAGGTCCACGACGAACTGGTCCATGCAGATCCGGCCGACGTTGCGGCACCGCCTGCCGTTGATCATCACGTCGATGCGGTTGCTCAGCGGGCGGAACACCCCGTCGGCGTACCCGACGGGCAAGAGCGCCACGGTGGTGTCACGATCGGCGACCCAGGTGTGCCCGTAGGACACGCCTTCGCCCGCGCGCAGCGAACGGACCAGCGCCACAGGGCATTTCAAGGTCATCGCCGGACGCAGACCCATGTCCCCGCGCTCGGGTATCGGGGTCTGGCCGTACACCGCGATACCGACGCGCACCAGGTCCATGCCCAGGTCTGGCCGTGTCATCGCAGCCGGGCTGTTGCTCAGGTGGGTGATCTCGAACTGCACACCCTGTTCGGCCGCGTAGGTCCGCATCTCGGTGAGCCGCTGCGCCTGTATGCCGTTGAGCGGATCGTCGGGCCGGTCACCGTGCACGAGGTGCGACATCAGCCCCCGTACGCTGATCGCTCCGGCGGCCTGCGCCCGCTCGACCGCCGCGATCATCGCCGGGTAGTCGTCACGACCGACGCCGTTGCGGCTCAGCCCGGTGTCGACCTTGACGGTCACCGAGGCACTGCGCCCGGTCCGTGCGACGGCGTCGAGCAGTTCGTCGAGTTGGCGCACCGACGACACCGCGATCTGCACGTCGGCGGCCAGCGCGGGCGCGAAGTCGGTGCCCGGCGGATGCAGCCAGGCCAGCACCGGAGCGGTGATGCCGTCCCCGCGCAGCGCCAACGCCTCGGCGACGGTCGCCACCCCGAGTTCGGTGGCGCCCGCGGCGAGCGCGACCCGGCTCACCTGGGTGGCGCCGTGTCCGTATCCGTCGGCCTTGACGACGACCATCACCTGCGCAGTGCCCGCGAGGTCGCGCAGCAGCCGCACATTGTGGGCGATCGCGTCGAGGTCGACCACCGCCTGGGGGGCCGCGGTCGCGGTCGGCGTCGTCAGCTCGGTCGTGTGCATCGTCGTTTCACCACGGCCGATTGTCCCAGACGACGGCCGGGGGCCCGACGGTCAGTGCGCGAATGGCTGGATCTGGTTGAAGTGGCCGCGCGGTTTGAGCTCGTCGAGGTGGGAGAGCGCGGTGACCATGTCGTCGTGCAGCGCTCGGGCCAGGTCCGCCGAGAACCCCTCCCGCACGACGATGCGCAGCATCGTGACATCGGTGGCGCCCTCCGGCATCGTGTAGGCGGGTACCTGCCAGCCGAACGCGCGCAGGCCCTGCGAGATGTCGAACTCCGTGTAACCGAAATCGCCGGCGAGCTTGAAACTCACCACCGGGATCGCCGATCCGTCGGCGACGACCTCGAAGTGTTCGCTTTCGCGCAGTTGGTCACCAAGCCACCGCGCAGTTTGCGAAAGCGACTGCATCACTTGTGAATAGCCCCCACGGCCGAGCCGCAGGAAGTTGTAGTACTGCCCGACGACCTGGTTGCCGGGCCGGGAGAAGTTCAACGTGAACGTTGGCATGTCGCCGCCGAGATAGTTCACGTGAAAGACCAGGCCCTCGGGCAGGTACTCGGCACTTCGCCACACCACGAAGCCGATCCCGGGATAGGTCAGGCCGTACTTGTGGCCGCTGACGTTGATCGACACCACACGCGGAAGCCGGAAGTCCCATTCCAGGTCCGGATGCAGGAACGGCACCACGAAGCCGCCGCTGGCGGCATCCACGTGGACCGGGATATCCAGGCCGCCGTCCGCGGCGAGTTTGTCGAGCACCGCGCAGATCTCACCGATGGGTTCCAGCTCCCCGGTGTAGGTGGTGCCGAGAATCGCCACCACACCGATGGTGTCCTCGTCGATGTTCTCGAGCACCTG includes:
- the cyaB_5 gene encoding putative conserved membrane protein, whose product is MVQDDDLGALAASFNRMQAGLAERQRLQSAFGTYVDPALAARLLEQGDDVFTGERREVTVIFVDIRDFTPFAEANPAEDVVARLNALFEIVVPAVVDAGGHINKFLGDGALAVFGAPNELADHADAAVGTAVLIHRLVAQRFDGTLRIGFGINTGGVIAGTIGGGGKLEFTLIGDTVNVAARVEQLTKITGDPILLTHETVGALSSRPVLVDRGSYELKGKSAAVHVFGLDPQQ
- a CDS encoding conserved transmembrane protein: MERIWQWAWNRHGTKYSWALYGISIPVLLPIYLVWSLLVVAYEGSSHYVEAVVVSALAVPVLVYVMALPGVGGWRAIQRWAAGRDVDRVRALDATYSWARATVARAVVANAVFGALQGVAVGAIAGATVFRLVQYSITGAVFGTLVQLVAVHGFVEAALRPARVAIAGDTGIGDALPRPRPTFAAWSNVSMVAVAFVFAAGGAFLASVLDRTRELPILSVVIGCALAVGFAVPITVRCRVFPLLATYSRSRRGNQTCRRRRLQPASTGGPGR
- the aroG_2 gene encoding phospho-2-dehydro-3-deoxyheptonate aldolase yields the protein MNLAQTATPPETSDRRVRGFSEIPSPHEVLTEFPLGARRAERVVRDREEIADILAGRDDRLLVVVGPCSVHDPSAALDYASRLARVADKLSDRLKVVMRVYFEKPRTTIGWKGLINDPGMDGTFDVARGLRIARHLLLDIVDIGLPVGCEFLEPTSPQYIADAVAWGAIGARTTESQVHRQLASGLSMPVGFKNGTDGNIQVAVDGVKAAAAPHVFFGMDDLGRGALVNTAGNEDCHVILRGGTNGPNCDAEAIRTTAAKLTAAGLPGRVVIDCSHANSGKDHVRQAQVAADVAQLVRDGLPVSGVMLESFLVAGAQAPEARPLTYGQSVTDKCMDWATTDSVLRTLADRG
- the nagA gene encoding N-acetylglucosamine-6-phosphate deacetylase is translated as MTLIAAGTMVLEDRVCKPGWLATAAGRIIDCAPGPAPRPPDHDFPDHVVVPGFVDMHVHGGGGASYTDGVSSEIEQAAEFHLRHGTTTTVASLVTASPDDLLRQVRVLTEMTRQNIVAGVHLEGPWLSAVRCGAHDSTLMRNPDPAEIDALLEAADGTIRMVTLAPELPGSLDAITRIIDADVVVAVGHTDASYDDAKRAIESGATVGTHVFNAMRPLHHRDPGPALALLEDPRITVELIADGVHLHPALVRQIIEAAGPRRVALITDAMAAAGLPDGSFRIGAVEVEVTERVARVRGRPTIAGSTATMDQLFRTVVGQLGGSDEALANAVRMTATTPASALKLDDVGSLRTGRDANCVVLDNNLGVHTVMRDGSWLPRR
- the sugI gene encoding sugar-transport integral membrane protein SugI, giving the protein MGNIAIRRSPRLGLLVAIAAASVGVIYGYDLSNIAGALLFITDEFGLTTRQQELVTTAIVIGQIAGAVGGGMLANAIGRKKSMVLVAVAYAAFALLSALSVSVPMLLLSRFLLGLTIGVSVVVVPVFVAESAPAKVRGSLLVAYQVATVVGIIIGYLVAYFLAGSGSWRWMLGLAAIPAVLVTLLLLWMPDTARWYMLKGRVEEARQTLRRVEPSADVEAELAEIRRALKEETGGAVREMLRRPYLRATVFVVVLGFFIQITGINAIVYYSPRLFEAMGFEGYFALLILPALIQVAALVAVFVSLMLVDRVGRRPILLGGIAMMVAANAMLIGVFVAGTEFGGALTAVGFLGVLLFTIGFTFGFGALVWVYAGESFPTRLRSTGSSAMLTSDLVANAIIAAFFLTMLNSLGGGGTFALFGVFALAALVFVYRFAPETKGRPLEEIRHFWENGGRWPDEAGEAPEDAGMLK